From the Halococcus agarilyticus genome, the window ACCGCCACCCATACCGCCCATCATGCCACCCATGCCGCCCATCATCCCGCCGGAGCCGTCGATGACCTCCTCGACGATCACGCGGTCGAGATCGAGCCGATCGATGAGGTCGCCGAGGATCTGCTGCTTGCCCATCATCCACTGCTGGTCGAACTGGAGCTGGGGGGACTGCTCGATGTAGAGGGTCTCCTTCTCGACGGTCTCGGTCTCGAACTCGGGTTCGGCCTCTTCGTCCTCGTCGTCACCCTCGTCCGCTGCCTCGTCTGGCTCGACCATCCGTTCCTCTTCGACCTCGTCGACCTCGATCCGCATGTCGAGGTCGGCGTCGAAGTACATCCCCAACATTCCCTCGGCGCGCTCGATGCGGTCGTCGACGGTGTCGAGCACCTCGTACTCGTACTCGACGTCCTCGCCCGCGAGCGGGTGGTTGAAGTCGACGCGTGCGCGCCCGCCGATGATGGTGTTGACGTGGCCGTGCTCGCCATCGATGTCGACGTGGCCGCCGGGGTAGCGGTCGTCCTCGGGGATCTTCTCCGCACTCAGCGTCCGGACCTCCTCCTCGTCGTACTCGCCGAACGCCTCGGCTGCGGGCACGGTCACCGAGCCGGCGTCGCCGGCCTCACCGCCGATGAAATCCTCCTCGACGGCGTCGAAGAGGTGCCCCGCACCGACCGCGATCACGCGCGGCTCGAAGGTCTGCTGCTGGTCGTCGACGCCCTCTTCCTCGGCGACTTCCTGATCGGTGGTGTCGACGAGCTGGTCGTTCTCGACCGAGCGGGCGGTGTACGCGAGGCGAACGAAGTCGCCCTCCTGGATGCCGCTGGCCTCGGTTTCATCGGTGTCAGCATCGCTGGGCTCGTCGTTCGGTTCGGCTGCCTCGGGCTGATCGTCGGTCATGTGCGCACTCACACCCGTTCGACGTTTAAGAACAACGTTTCGTGTTCAGGAGCTTCGAGCAGGCGAACCGAAACGCTCCGGCGACGAGCGGCGGAGACCTTATCCTACTCAGACGAGTTCACTACGGCATGGCTGATACCACCAATGCGAGCCAGACCCTCTCTCGTGAGGATGTCGCGGCGGAGCTGGAGTCGCTAGCGAACGAACTGCGGGGAACCGAAGGC encodes:
- a CDS encoding FKBP-type peptidyl-prolyl cis-trans isomerase, coding for MTDDQPEAAEPNDEPSDADTDETEASGIQEGDFVRLAYTARSVENDQLVDTTDQEVAEEEGVDDQQQTFEPRVIAVGAGHLFDAVEEDFIGGEAGDAGSVTVPAAEAFGEYDEEEVRTLSAEKIPEDDRYPGGHVDIDGEHGHVNTIIGGRARVDFNHPLAGEDVEYEYEVLDTVDDRIERAEGMLGMYFDADLDMRIEVDEVEEERMVEPDEAADEGDDEDEEAEPEFETETVEKETLYIEQSPQLQFDQQWMMGKQQILGDLIDRLDLDRVIVEEVIDGSGGMMGGMGGMMGGMGGGGGEEADLEAIEEELEDADVDADEITEELEGVETDE